GCCAGCCGGTTCTTCCCCGACGGCAAGGTCAACCAGGTACCGCCTGCCGGCACCGTCGCCCGGGGCGATCTCGCCTGGGAAGCCGTGTTGGCCGAGCGACCACCGCTGACGGTGGCACTCATGCAACACGGGCGGGAGCGCTTCGAGATCTACTGCTCGCCTTGTCACGGTGTGGCCGGGGACGGCAACGGCACCGTGGTCAACCGCGGCTTCCCGCGGCCTCCGGATTTCGCCGAGTCCCGGCTCGTTGCCGCCCCCGACCGGCATTTCATGGACGTCATCGCCCATGGCTACGGCCAGATGTACAGCTACGCCGCGCGCGTGCGGCCCGCCGATCGCTGGGCCATCGTCGGCTATATCCGCGCCTTGCAGTTCAGCCGTCGCGCCGAGGTCGGCAGCCTGCCGGAAATCGACCGCGACACCCTGGAGCGCCTGCCATGAACCTGCGCAAAGGAGCAATTGTCGGGACCGCGTTCGGCGTGCTCGTGCTGTTGGCCTGTCTGCTGCTGGCCGGCCGCGAGGCGGTGGCGGCGAGTGTGGCCAGCCTGCTGGGCCTGGCCGGCATCCCGCTGGGCGCGTTGTGCCTGGGCTTGAGCGTGGCGCTGGTCAGCGGCAATGCACGTGATCAGTTATGGCCGTGGACGTTGTTCAGCGCCCGTGCCTTGCCCATGCTGGCGTTGATCGCGCTGCCGGTGCTGGCCGGGGCCGGAGCGCTATACCAATGGGTCGGCGTCGATGAAGGCGGCTTTCGCGGGTTCTGGCTCGCCTGGCCGAGCTTTGCGGTACGCGGCGTGCTCTATCTGGCGGCGTGGTGGGCCCTGGCGACCTGGGTGCTACCGCTGAGCGTCGAGCGGCCCGCAGCGGCCGGTCTTGGCCTGATCGCGCTGGTGATGACCACCTCTCTGGCCGCGGTGGACTGGGCGATGTCACTCGACCCGCATTTCAAGTCCAGCCTGTTCGGCATGGTCTGGTTCGGCCGGTTGATGCTCACGGCTATCGCCTTCTGTTGCCTCCTGGCGCTGGGCCGTGGCAGTGCTCGGCCGGGTGTACTGCGCGGCATGCTGGCCGCCGCGGCGTTGGCCTGGCTTTACCTGCATTTCATGCAGTACCTGGTGATCTGGTACGGCAACCTGCCAGACGAAATCCGCTGGTACCAGCACCGGACTGACGGCGGCTGGCTGTGGCTGACCTGGCTGCTGGGCGCCGGCCAATCACTGGTGTTCACCGTCTTGCTCTGGCCGCTCTCACAGCGACGCCGGGTGTTGATGACGCTGGCGGCGGCAACGCTGCTGCTGGGGCTTGCTGAGGGTGTCTGGATGAGTCTGCCGGGCTTGGAGGCAATGCATCCGCTGCTGTTGTGGTTGTCACTGGCCGCCGCCTGGTTGGCCGGTGGCGGGCTGCTGGCGCTGGCCTTGCTGCCGCGTCGAACCCTGCCGAGGAGAACGCCATGAGTGTGCCGGTCGATCCGGTTTCGAAAGAGGACGGTTTCGAGCATCACGACGCCAACGTCAAGATGCTGCTGATCATCGGTTTCGGCATTTTCGCCACGTTGCTGGTGGCAGGCATCGGGGTGGCTGGGCTGCTCTGGTGGTACGACCTGCAACCGGACAAGCCGGTCTCCGCCCTGGAACGACAGACCGAAAAACCGCCCGAGCCGCGGCTGGAAAGTGACCCGCGCGCTGGCGGCAATCAGGTGGTGGCAGCGGGACGCGCGTTGATCGAACACTACGGCTGGGTCGATCGCGATGCCGGGCTCGCGCGCATTCCGGTGGATCGCGGCATCCTGCTTCTGGCCCAACGCGGCTGGCCTTCACGCGCAGAGCCCGAACCGGGTGAAACCCTGCCGCCTCGCGAGCAGCAAGCCAGGGGG
This DNA window, taken from Stutzerimonas stutzeri, encodes the following:
- a CDS encoding c-type cytochrome, whose translation is MIRWPMLGALLLCLVGCDDMAQQPRADAQEASRFFPDGKVNQVPPAGTVARGDLAWEAVLAERPPLTVALMQHGRERFEIYCSPCHGVAGDGNGTVVNRGFPRPPDFAESRLVAAPDRHFMDVIAHGYGQMYSYAARVRPADRWAIVGYIRALQFSRRAEVGSLPEIDRDTLERLP